In Cytobacillus oceanisediminis, the following proteins share a genomic window:
- a CDS encoding phenylacetate--CoA ligase family protein — protein MEKLKEVIQHAYDNAKGFKCQLDDARISPSDILSLKDLQKIPVLKKDRLPDMQSADQPFGSLAAVKPNEMARIFMSPGPIYDPQTTEKDFWRFSEALRAAGFNSGDMVQNTFSYHLSPAGFMFDSALRELGATVIPAGTGNRELQIQIMKDIQVTGYVGTPSFFNLLLDALEEKGWKIGNEIAVNKVFFTAEMLTEQMRKRCEDNGISVYEGYGTADCGCIAFEDKQGPGLRITDSAIVQICDPQTGWEVSGGEGEVVVTLFDKSYPLIRFGTGDLSRWVKGYEGKRIAGVLGRVSDGVKVKGMFVREKQLAQVLNEAGYSVFQAVVTNENGQDQLTIFIDSEEGLESELSSKIQEVIRVKPILELTSAGSIKKNDKKLVDNRNYELKKV, from the coding sequence GTGGAAAAGCTGAAGGAAGTGATTCAGCATGCATATGACAATGCCAAAGGATTTAAATGTCAGCTTGATGATGCACGCATTTCTCCAAGTGACATTCTATCCCTAAAAGATTTACAAAAAATTCCCGTGCTTAAAAAAGATCGATTGCCGGATATGCAATCTGCAGATCAGCCCTTCGGAAGCCTTGCAGCTGTAAAGCCAAATGAGATGGCACGAATCTTTATGTCACCAGGTCCAATTTATGATCCGCAAACTACGGAGAAAGATTTCTGGCGTTTTTCAGAGGCTCTCAGGGCAGCTGGGTTTAACAGTGGTGATATGGTACAGAATACATTTTCCTATCATCTTTCACCGGCAGGCTTTATGTTTGACTCGGCACTTCGTGAATTAGGCGCAACTGTAATACCGGCCGGAACCGGGAATCGGGAGCTGCAGATTCAGATTATGAAGGATATCCAGGTAACCGGCTATGTCGGAACCCCCAGCTTTTTTAACCTTTTGCTTGATGCCCTTGAAGAGAAAGGATGGAAGATTGGTAACGAAATAGCGGTTAACAAAGTATTCTTTACTGCTGAAATGCTGACTGAACAAATGCGGAAAAGGTGTGAAGACAATGGGATTTCGGTATATGAAGGCTATGGGACTGCGGATTGCGGATGTATTGCTTTTGAAGACAAGCAGGGCCCTGGGCTGAGAATAACTGATTCTGCCATCGTACAAATCTGTGACCCGCAGACTGGATGGGAGGTTTCAGGTGGAGAAGGAGAAGTGGTTGTCACTCTATTTGATAAAAGCTACCCGCTCATCCGCTTTGGAACAGGCGACCTCTCCCGCTGGGTTAAAGGGTACGAGGGAAAAAGGATTGCAGGAGTGTTGGGACGTGTTAGTGATGGAGTAAAGGTAAAAGGAATGTTTGTAAGAGAAAAACAGCTTGCACAGGTCTTGAATGAAGCAGGGTATTCGGTATTCCAGGCAGTTGTCACAAATGAGAACGGACAGGATCAGCTTACAATTTTCATAGATTCCGAGGAAGGGTTAGAATCTGAGCTTTCATCAAAAATTCAGGAAGTGATCCGGGTCAAGCCAATCCTTGAATTAACATCGGCAGGCTCAATTAAAAAGAATGATAAGAAGCTGGTGGATAACCGGAATTACGAATTAAAAAAGGTGTAG
- a CDS encoding ABC transporter ATP-binding protein — MLTINNVEVMYDKVILVLKGMSMVVPKGKIVALLGSNGAGKTTTLKAISGLLKSENGEVTDGFIELYGERIDVSDAETIVKKGIFQCMEGRRVFKHLSVEDNLIAGAHTRKDRKNIKSDIQKVYHYFPKLEMLKHRQAGYLSGGEQQMLAIGRGIMAKPKVLLLDEPSLGLAPLLVKEIFGIIKKINEEEGTTILVVEQNANVALSIADYGYIMENGRIVMDGTVERLLSNQDVREFYLGMGDKGRKSYKDIKSYKRRKRWL; from the coding sequence ATGCTGACAATTAACAATGTCGAAGTGATGTACGATAAGGTCATCCTTGTACTAAAGGGGATGTCGATGGTGGTGCCTAAAGGGAAAATAGTTGCTCTGCTCGGCAGTAATGGCGCCGGAAAAACGACTACCCTTAAAGCCATTTCCGGACTGTTGAAGAGTGAGAATGGTGAAGTAACAGACGGGTTTATCGAGCTGTATGGGGAGCGCATTGATGTAAGCGATGCTGAAACCATCGTAAAGAAAGGCATTTTTCAGTGCATGGAAGGAAGACGTGTCTTCAAGCACCTTTCTGTGGAAGATAACCTGATTGCAGGTGCGCATACCAGGAAAGACCGGAAGAATATTAAAAGTGATATTCAAAAAGTCTATCATTACTTTCCAAAGCTTGAAATGCTGAAGCACAGGCAGGCCGGATATCTGTCAGGTGGAGAGCAGCAAATGCTGGCCATTGGCAGGGGTATCATGGCAAAGCCAAAGGTGCTGCTTCTCGATGAACCTTCATTAGGACTGGCCCCTCTATTAGTAAAAGAGATTTTCGGGATCATAAAAAAAATCAATGAAGAAGAGGGGACTACGATACTGGTAGTTGAGCAGAATGCCAATGTTGCCTTATCGATTGCTGATTATGGATACATCATGGAAAACGGCCGGATTGTGATGGATGGAACGGTGGAGCGGCTCCTTTCCAATCAGGATGTGCGTGAATTTTACCTTGGAATGGGAGATAAGGGACGGAAAAGCTATAAAGATATTAAATCTTATAAAAGAAGAAAGAGGTGGCTGTAG
- a CDS encoding DUF169 domain-containing protein gives MMQETIHAKKLSDLETAILTYVRPDTFPLAIRVLKKEEALPDRIKRPARDFGKTFSICQGVTMSRRYGWSIAMGKEDLSCPIAKIAFGFEEELDYYSKGSLTDGMYTKTCDLGALTEAAVPKFSKEEAGTILMAPLGRAAFEPEVITVYGNSAQVMRMVAGALYHTGGEITSTFTARADCADIVIKTIKTGKPQVILPCYGDRVFGQTHDHEMAFTIPFSMADEFAEGLKQTHKGGVRYPVPTYLQYEAKYPDTYEKLNEMFDSLP, from the coding sequence ATGATGCAGGAAACGATTCATGCCAAAAAACTTTCTGATCTGGAAACTGCGATTCTTACATATGTGCGACCCGATACTTTTCCGCTGGCTATAAGAGTTTTGAAAAAAGAGGAGGCACTGCCTGACAGGATAAAGCGTCCGGCAAGAGACTTTGGCAAAACATTCAGCATCTGTCAGGGTGTGACAATGTCAAGAAGATATGGCTGGTCCATTGCCATGGGCAAAGAAGACTTATCATGCCCCATTGCCAAAATCGCTTTTGGGTTTGAAGAGGAACTGGACTATTACTCAAAAGGCAGTTTAACAGATGGCATGTACACAAAAACCTGTGACCTTGGTGCCTTAACCGAAGCGGCAGTTCCTAAATTTTCAAAAGAGGAAGCCGGAACTATTTTAATGGCTCCTCTGGGGAGAGCAGCATTTGAACCGGAAGTAATCACAGTTTATGGGAATTCAGCACAAGTCATGAGAATGGTTGCGGGTGCACTCTATCATACGGGCGGAGAAATCACATCTACTTTTACTGCTAGAGCTGACTGTGCCGATATCGTTATTAAGACAATAAAAACCGGTAAGCCGCAGGTGATCCTGCCATGCTATGGAGATCGGGTTTTCGGGCAGACACATGATCATGAAATGGCCTTCACCATTCCTTTTTCCATGGCAGATGAGTTTGCTGAGGGATTAAAGCAAACCCACAAAGGCGGTGTGCGCTACCCTGTCCCAACCTACCTTCAATATGAGGCAAAGTATCCGGACACATATGAGAAGCTGAACGAGATGTTTGACAGCCTCCCTTGA
- a CDS encoding class I SAM-dependent methyltransferase: MSSLFPSLYDLAMQPFEKRKFRQIRSKILSMAAGRVLEVGAGTGINFPLYKNAARVDAIEPNQAMIEKSIPRKNAAAVPIHIHRQSAEDLEFADNTFDSAVATLVFCTIPDPYKALSEIKRVCKPQAKILFFEHVKMEQPALAFAQEALNPLWKRICDGCHLNRDTLLAIQESGMKVSNVTSYYKGLFLVVECENSDGGR; the protein is encoded by the coding sequence TTGAGCAGCTTATTCCCATCTCTATATGATTTGGCCATGCAGCCTTTTGAAAAAAGAAAATTCCGGCAAATCAGAAGTAAGATTCTTTCCATGGCTGCCGGCCGTGTACTCGAAGTTGGTGCCGGCACAGGCATTAACTTCCCATTATACAAAAATGCGGCTCGGGTCGATGCCATTGAACCAAATCAGGCAATGATTGAGAAATCTATTCCACGCAAGAATGCGGCTGCGGTTCCTATCCATATCCACCGGCAGTCTGCTGAAGATCTTGAATTTGCGGACAATACATTTGATTCAGCAGTTGCTACTCTTGTTTTCTGTACGATACCAGATCCTTACAAAGCACTCTCGGAGATCAAAAGAGTCTGTAAGCCACAGGCAAAAATACTATTCTTTGAACATGTAAAAATGGAGCAGCCCGCTTTGGCATTTGCCCAGGAAGCCCTAAACCCTCTATGGAAACGAATTTGTGACGGCTGCCATCTAAACCGTGATACACTTCTGGCTATACAGGAATCCGGCATGAAGGTTTCGAACGTGACTTCCTATTATAAAGGTTTGTTTCTGGTAGTGGAGTGTGAGAATAGTGATGGCGGCCGTTAA
- a CDS encoding SRPBCC family protein: protein MKMETLQDIKQTVILNAPIEKVWKTVSTSEGIEAWFMPNDFKAELGYEFHIQSPFGPSPCKVTELDEPNRLSFKWDTDGWFVSFLLKDLGGKTEFTLIHGGWKQSDELVEKAQAESAVIRERMSQGWTGILAKLGKVVEE from the coding sequence ATGAAAATGGAAACACTTCAGGATATTAAACAAACAGTCATACTTAATGCGCCAATTGAAAAAGTTTGGAAGACAGTCTCTACATCTGAAGGGATCGAAGCCTGGTTTATGCCAAATGATTTTAAGGCTGAGCTGGGCTATGAATTTCATATTCAGTCACCATTTGGTCCGTCCCCGTGTAAGGTCACAGAACTGGATGAACCTAACCGGCTTTCTTTTAAATGGGATACAGATGGATGGTTTGTATCTTTCCTTTTGAAAGATTTGGGCGGCAAAACTGAATTTACTCTTATACATGGCGGCTGGAAACAGTCAGATGAACTGGTTGAGAAAGCTCAAGCCGAGAGTGCGGTTATCCGTGAAAGAATGTCTCAGGGATGGACTGGAATTCTCGCAAAGCTTGGCAAGGTTGTTGAGGAATAA